The following proteins are co-located in the Paludibaculum fermentans genome:
- a CDS encoding serine/threonine-protein kinase: MDNCIITMNRESSWDEVEAIFAAALERPDTEREAFLADRCGADSDTASAVRKLLKARDRMGDFLQAPMLDFRGQLFGAYRAIEEIGRGGMSVVYRGERADGHFEKPTAIKVLLVQATSAPETRILASLEHPHIARLLDAGITAIGFRYLVMELVHGVPLTEYQGAATVAEKLRLFLQACSGVQAAHQALIVHRDLKPANILVTAEGTVKLLDFGIGKVLQPAAEEQTSGPRAYTMDYASPEQILGYPASTTNDVYSLGVLLCELVGGRLPRQLSELPLDEALRRLKDENPPLPLEGDLALIARKAMRAEPAERYESAGALARDVERYLQGQPVEARAATWSYRAGKFVKRHRYAVAGVSLTLVSLGASTAYALRQAELAETRFEQVRSLSRSVLFDLHDAVSPLPGSLAARKQIVDSSLKYLDALASDGSAKEDVQLDVARGYLRLSDIEGKDLGGFSLGRSAEASLHAQKAVEIARRAVAQHGASIQARAVLVDALDFSTTAFLLRGEAEKAIPLAEEGVRQAEHLLAAAPQWVEAQLRLATATKQLANAYQRGGKKEQAVALFRRSIEMRKRLLDDAPNDLHRMQRYGEANNWLAAALFEGKDYAGAEVAVREALRMSEQLASKDRRQYGANLSSDALLLSNLHLRAKRYGEAVELMKRVLAIREEVAAAEPNSVLAAMRVAAAFDRIQNAYRKWGRLPEALEAGETALSRVRKIREIDPANASANQELVYAMVDLALTRKAAGQEQKACELAQEALRFMKTPPKGMSSSVGASVKEAEKIAEKCGGSLARGKR, translated from the coding sequence ATGGATAATTGCATAATCACCATGAATCGCGAATCCTCCTGGGATGAAGTAGAAGCGATCTTCGCTGCGGCATTGGAGCGACCGGACACAGAACGGGAGGCATTCCTCGCCGACCGTTGCGGGGCAGACTCTGACACCGCATCCGCGGTGCGGAAGTTGTTGAAGGCCCGGGACCGGATGGGCGACTTTCTGCAGGCGCCGATGCTGGACTTCCGCGGCCAGCTCTTTGGCGCATACCGGGCGATCGAGGAGATCGGCCGCGGCGGCATGAGCGTAGTTTACCGGGGCGAGAGGGCCGATGGGCATTTTGAGAAGCCGACGGCGATCAAGGTGCTGCTCGTTCAAGCCACCTCCGCGCCGGAGACGAGGATTCTGGCCTCGCTGGAACACCCGCACATCGCCCGGTTGCTGGATGCCGGGATCACGGCGATTGGGTTCCGCTACCTGGTGATGGAACTGGTGCATGGGGTCCCGCTCACCGAGTACCAGGGGGCGGCCACCGTGGCTGAGAAGCTGCGACTGTTCCTGCAGGCCTGCAGCGGCGTGCAGGCCGCCCATCAGGCCCTGATCGTCCACCGCGACCTGAAGCCCGCCAATATCCTGGTGACGGCGGAAGGCACCGTCAAACTGCTCGACTTCGGCATCGGCAAAGTGTTGCAGCCGGCCGCCGAGGAGCAGACGTCGGGGCCGCGCGCTTACACCATGGACTATGCCAGCCCGGAGCAGATTCTCGGGTATCCGGCCAGCACCACCAACGATGTTTATTCCTTGGGCGTGCTGCTCTGCGAACTGGTGGGGGGACGGCTGCCGCGCCAGTTGTCTGAGTTGCCGTTGGACGAGGCCTTGCGCCGGCTGAAGGATGAAAACCCGCCGCTGCCACTAGAGGGAGACCTGGCGTTGATTGCAAGGAAAGCAATGCGCGCCGAGCCTGCCGAAAGGTATGAGTCGGCTGGGGCGCTGGCGCGCGATGTGGAGCGGTATCTGCAAGGACAGCCGGTGGAAGCCCGGGCCGCCACATGGAGCTACCGGGCCGGCAAGTTCGTCAAACGGCACCGCTACGCCGTGGCCGGGGTGAGCCTGACGCTTGTGTCGCTGGGCGCAAGCACAGCCTACGCGCTACGTCAGGCGGAATTGGCGGAGACGCGATTTGAACAGGTCCGCAGCCTGTCACGCTCAGTGCTGTTTGACTTGCACGATGCCGTGAGCCCCCTGCCCGGTTCACTGGCAGCGCGCAAGCAGATTGTGGACAGCAGCCTGAAGTACCTGGACGCGCTCGCCAGCGACGGCAGCGCCAAGGAGGATGTCCAACTCGATGTGGCCCGGGGCTACCTGAGGCTCTCGGATATCGAGGGCAAGGATCTGGGCGGCTTCAGCCTGGGGCGCTCGGCCGAGGCTTCACTTCACGCGCAGAAAGCGGTGGAGATCGCCCGCCGGGCGGTGGCGCAGCACGGCGCCAGCATCCAGGCCCGCGCCGTGTTGGTGGATGCGCTGGATTTCTCCACCACGGCATTCCTGCTCAGAGGGGAGGCGGAAAAGGCCATTCCCCTGGCGGAGGAGGGCGTCCGGCAAGCCGAGCATCTTCTGGCCGCGGCGCCACAGTGGGTGGAAGCCCAGTTGAGGCTGGCGACGGCGACCAAGCAACTGGCCAACGCCTATCAACGAGGCGGCAAGAAGGAGCAGGCTGTCGCACTGTTCCGCCGTTCGATTGAGATGCGGAAGCGGCTGCTGGATGACGCACCAAATGATCTCCACCGGATGCAGCGCTACGGCGAGGCGAACAACTGGCTGGCGGCTGCGCTGTTTGAGGGCAAGGACTATGCAGGGGCCGAGGTAGCCGTCCGGGAGGCACTGCGGATGAGTGAGCAGCTCGCTTCGAAGGATCGCAGGCAATACGGAGCCAATCTGTCGAGCGATGCCCTGCTGTTGTCGAATCTGCACCTCCGGGCAAAACGGTACGGAGAGGCTGTGGAACTGATGAAGCGTGTCCTGGCCATCCGGGAGGAGGTTGCCGCGGCGGAGCCGAACAGCGTCCTGGCGGCTATGCGGGTGGCTGCGGCCTTTGACCGGATCCAGAACGCCTACCGCAAATGGGGGCGCCTCCCCGAGGCCCTGGAAGCGGGCGAGACGGCGCTGAGCAGGGTGCGAAAGATCCGCGAGATCGATCCAGCCAACGCGTCCGCCAACCAGGAACTGGTCTACGCCATGGTCGACCTGGCGCTGACCCGGAAAGCCGCGGGCCAGGAGCAGAAAGCCTGCGAGCTGGCGCAGGAGGCGCTCCGTTTCATGAAGACGCCGCCCAAGGGCATGAGCTCGTCGGTGGGCGCCAGCGTGAAGGAAGCGGAGAAGATTGCGGAGAAGTGCGGCGGATCACTCGCCAGGGGTAAGCGTTGA